In the genome of Bacteroidales bacterium, one region contains:
- a CDS encoding DUF5606 domain-containing protein has protein sequence MELKDIMAISGHSGLFKFISQGRHGIIVESLSDGKRTNISASAKVSSLSDIAIFTNDTEVPFKEVLKKIKDTENGAQAISQKSDDKELKKYFEKILPEYDRERVYTSDIKKVITWYNQLQALNLLDILEKEEKPAEENSPSTEEEIK, from the coding sequence ATGGAACTAAAAGACATAATGGCAATTTCGGGGCATTCAGGCCTCTTCAAGTTTATCTCTCAAGGACGCCATGGTATTATTGTAGAATCGTTATCCGATGGAAAACGAACAAACATCTCTGCTTCTGCTAAAGTAAGTTCGCTTAGCGATATAGCAATATTTACTAACGATACTGAAGTACCTTTTAAAGAAGTACTTAAGAAGATTAAGGATACAGAAAATGGTGCTCAGGCAATTAGCCAAAAATCGGATGATAAGGAGTTAAAGAAATATTTTGAGAAGATTTTACCCGAGTACGATCGCGAAAGGGTTTATACCAGCGATATTAAAAAAGTGATTACATGGTATAATCAACTTCAAGCACTTAACTTGCTTGATATTCTTGAAAAAGAAGAAAAACCTGCAGAAGAAAATTCACCTTCTACTGAAGAAGAAATAAAATAA
- the yajC gene encoding preprotein translocase subunit YajC, giving the protein MNNLLFVTLQQQANPLTTFLPLVLIIVVFYFFMIRPQMKRQKELRKFQESLSKGDKVIIAGGIYGKITEVKEEYVVVEIDENAKVKVIKSAVVRDSSDLQPQK; this is encoded by the coding sequence ATGAACAATTTACTTTTTGTAACATTACAACAGCAGGCTAATCCATTGACTACTTTTTTACCTTTGGTACTGATCATAGTAGTCTTCTATTTCTTCATGATTCGCCCACAGATGAAACGCCAAAAAGAGTTGCGAAAATTCCAAGAATCACTTTCAAAAGGTGATAAAGTGATTATTGCTGGAGGAATATATGGTAAAATTACCGAAGTTAAGGAAGAATACGTTGTTGTAGAAATCGACGAAAATGCAAAGGTAAAGGTTATTAAGAGCGCTGTTGTTCGTGATTCCTCCGATTTACAGCCACAGAAATAA
- a CDS encoding manganese efflux pump encodes MDLITLFLLAIGLCFDTFAVSVSSGLIRKEIVFWQAVRIAFFLAIFQAIMPVFGWLGGITIRNWIEPFDHWVALGILTILGVKMLLESQKNSDDKNIDPLDIKVIISMALATSIDALAVGISFAIIEVNMFLAVIIIGSVTFIASMLGILFGKRTGSHFGQKMEIIGGIILIAIGIKIVIEHYYL; translated from the coding sequence ATGGACTTAATCACACTGTTTCTCCTTGCAATTGGTCTTTGTTTTGATACTTTCGCAGTATCTGTTTCAAGTGGTCTTATTCGAAAAGAAATTGTATTCTGGCAAGCTGTTCGTATTGCTTTTTTTCTAGCAATTTTTCAAGCAATAATGCCGGTTTTTGGTTGGCTAGGTGGAATTACTATTAGAAATTGGATAGAGCCCTTCGACCACTGGGTGGCTCTTGGCATTCTTACCATACTAGGAGTTAAAATGCTTCTGGAAAGCCAGAAAAATAGCGATGATAAAAACATTGATCCTTTAGACATAAAGGTAATAATCAGTATGGCTCTGGCTACAAGTATTGATGCTTTGGCTGTAGGCATTAGCTTTGCGATTATTGAAGTAAATATGTTTCTGGCTGTTATAATTATTGGTTCAGTTACATTTATTGCATCTATGTTGGGTATACTTTTCGGTAAAAGAACGGGTTCTCACTTTGGGCAAAAAATGGAAATAATTGGGGGAATAATTCTTATAGCAATTGGAATAAAGATAGTTATTGAACATTACTATCTATAG
- a CDS encoding YbbR-like domain-containing protein: MDSSLLRQFGQMFGKSRAKFNQRLVIFLFFLIVSTIIWYLSKLSHEYSTNLSYPIRYESLPHGKVLVGEPLRKMQLKVKAFGYTLLKCKMSAALSPIELDLNKHLSQSYEGSKPKYFILTYRIRNSVAKQLGSDILLEGIEPDTLFVELAEMVEKKVPVQPLIETDYERQYMQSGSITYDPESIVLSGPKSILDTISKVQTKLLKLTKLNQKVSKKISILPIHQVSFSSRSVIVNIPVEKYTELLVQVPIEVENQPDSVKMMFIPKSISVKCNVALSKYFTLKPRMFKAVVDYNLISKSINKKLKVKLITIPEYVNLVDFDPKYVEFIIENR; the protein is encoded by the coding sequence TTGGATTCGTCATTATTACGTCAATTTGGGCAGATGTTTGGAAAGAGCAGGGCAAAGTTCAATCAGCGTCTTGTAATCTTCCTTTTTTTCTTGATTGTATCCACAATAATCTGGTATTTAAGTAAATTAAGCCACGAGTATTCTACAAATCTTTCTTATCCAATTCGCTACGAAAGTTTACCCCATGGTAAGGTTTTAGTAGGCGAACCTTTAAGGAAGATGCAATTGAAAGTGAAAGCCTTTGGGTATACGCTTTTAAAATGTAAAATGAGCGCAGCACTTTCTCCAATTGAACTCGATCTCAATAAGCATTTAAGCCAGTCCTATGAAGGTTCAAAACCAAAGTATTTTATACTAACATACAGAATACGTAATAGTGTGGCAAAACAGCTGGGAAGTGATATTCTTTTGGAAGGAATTGAACCCGATACACTTTTTGTAGAACTTGCGGAGATGGTTGAAAAAAAAGTTCCAGTTCAGCCTTTAATTGAAACGGATTACGAACGGCAATACATGCAAAGTGGTAGTATTACTTATGATCCTGAAAGCATAGTGCTAAGTGGACCAAAGTCAATTTTGGATACAATCTCAAAAGTTCAGACGAAATTATTAAAGCTAACAAAACTTAATCAAAAGGTTTCTAAAAAGATTTCCATCCTTCCCATTCATCAGGTTAGTTTTTCATCTAGAAGCGTTATAGTTAATATCCCTGTTGAGAAATATACTGAACTTTTAGTTCAAGTACCAATTGAGGTTGAAAATCAACCAGATAGTGTTAAAATGATGTTCATACCCAAAAGCATCAGTGTAAAGTGTAATGTTGCTCTTAGTAAGTATTTCACACTTAAACCAAGGATGTTCAAAGCGGTTGTAGATTATAACTTAATAAGTAAGTCAATAAACAAAAAATTGAAAGTTAAGTTAATCACAATTCCAGAGTATGTCAATCTGGTGGATTTTGATCCAAAGTATGTAGAGTTTATAATCGAGAATCGTTGA
- a CDS encoding DUF1573 domain-containing protein produces the protein MHRVLFTFVSIIILSIFTGCANSPRENANHNVSTQTNKEKYAELQYTEDFFDFGSIIQGEVVTHTFYFRNIGTEDLIIKELIPDCGCTQPKIDKKVLKPGEEGVVEVIFDSKGWQGSQYKSVTLRTNSIIREKSVTIKANVVPQN, from the coding sequence ATGCATCGTGTTTTATTCACCTTTGTTTCTATAATTATTCTTTCAATTTTTACTGGTTGTGCAAATTCACCTAGAGAAAATGCAAATCACAATGTTTCGACTCAAACGAATAAAGAAAAATATGCTGAACTTCAGTATACTGAAGATTTTTTCGATTTTGGTTCAATTATTCAAGGTGAAGTTGTTACACATACCTTTTACTTTCGTAACATAGGCACAGAGGATCTAATTATTAAAGAATTAATACCAGACTGTGGATGTACACAACCTAAAATTGATAAAAAAGTTCTTAAACCTGGCGAGGAAGGAGTTGTTGAGGTAATCTTTGATAGTAAAGGCTGGCAAGGATCCCAATACAAATCGGTTACGCTTAGAACTAATTCAATAATTAGAGAGAAGTCAGTTACAATTAAAGCAAATGTAGTTCCTCAGAATTGA
- the nusB gene encoding transcription antitermination factor NusB yields MISRRLLRVKILQILFAYFKSENDSLNNVEKELLHSINKAFDLYHYLLLLPIELVDFADSKIQLAKQKHIASHEDLNPNTRFVENGLVKLIRENEALNEHVTKHKIGWGNYPELIRNLYQQLSATEYFQAYMDGENSTFNEDKQLVINILSKELEDSDEFYQFLEEQSIYWNDDLEFMLSMVIKTLKKFSEGQPASTSLFPMYRSDDDEDYIKRLLKKVISNHEENVNLIEEYTQNWEVDRIASMDILIMELALTEIKEFPSIPVKVSFNEYIEIAKYYSTDQSSTFINGVLDKIIISLRKKNLFVKQGRGLIGEEDDRLVLSDDEIE; encoded by the coding sequence ATGATTAGCAGACGACTACTACGAGTTAAAATTTTGCAGATTCTTTTTGCATATTTCAAAAGCGAAAATGATTCACTCAACAATGTTGAAAAGGAACTCCTGCATAGTATTAATAAAGCATTTGATTTATACCATTATCTACTTCTTTTACCAATTGAACTTGTTGATTTTGCTGATAGTAAAATTCAGTTAGCCAAGCAAAAACATATTGCTTCTCATGAGGATTTGAATCCCAATACAAGATTTGTCGAAAATGGTTTAGTAAAACTTATTCGCGAAAATGAAGCTTTGAACGAGCATGTAACAAAGCATAAAATTGGATGGGGGAATTACCCTGAGTTGATTCGTAATCTTTATCAGCAACTTTCGGCAACTGAATATTTTCAGGCCTATATGGATGGAGAAAATTCTACGTTCAATGAAGATAAGCAACTAGTAATAAATATTTTATCAAAAGAACTTGAGGATTCTGATGAGTTTTATCAATTTCTGGAAGAGCAGAGTATTTATTGGAACGATGATTTAGAGTTCATGCTGAGCATGGTTATTAAAACATTAAAGAAGTTTAGTGAAGGTCAACCCGCCTCAACATCTCTTTTCCCAATGTATAGAAGTGATGATGACGAGGATTATATAAAGAGGTTGCTCAAAAAGGTGATTTCCAACCATGAGGAAAATGTTAACCTGATTGAAGAGTATACACAAAATTGGGAGGTGGATCGTATTGCAAGTATGGATATTCTAATCATGGAACTTGCATTAACTGAAATAAAAGAATTTCCTTCAATACCAGTTAAGGTTAGTTTTAATGAGTATATCGAAATTGCTAAGTATTATAGTACCGATCAAAGTAGTACATTTATTAACGGAGTTTTGGATAAAATTATTATATCGCTTCGCAAAAAAAATCTATTTGTAAAACAGGGGCGAGGTTTAATCGGGGAAGAAGATGATCGTTTAGTTTTATCTGATGACGAAATAGAGTAA
- a CDS encoding DnaJ domain-containing protein — translation MGKYGKWITGGLGWAIFGPIGGILGFAIGSIFDSAEISTKVYTGESSRNGFIVSLLVLVSAVMKADGKVFKSELDFVKKYFYDNFGADAAREAMILLRDILKQQVPLKDVCTQIRDNVDYSSRLQLIHLLFGVAYADGIVSKAEQDVISDISGFLGISSQDFESIKAMFVVNINSYYTILEVEPTSTNEEIKKAYRSMAIKHHPDKVGYLGEDLRKNAEQKFKKINEAYEKIKKERGFN, via the coding sequence ATGGGAAAGTATGGAAAATGGATTACTGGCGGATTAGGTTGGGCAATATTTGGTCCAATAGGCGGTATTCTGGGTTTTGCAATCGGTTCTATTTTCGACAGCGCAGAGATTTCAACAAAAGTTTATACTGGTGAATCAAGCCGAAATGGATTTATTGTTAGTCTTTTGGTATTGGTATCAGCGGTAATGAAGGCTGATGGTAAAGTATTCAAGTCAGAACTCGATTTTGTTAAAAAATACTTTTACGATAATTTTGGTGCTGATGCGGCTCGTGAAGCAATGATACTTCTACGCGATATCCTTAAACAACAGGTACCTTTAAAAGATGTTTGTACACAGATTCGTGATAATGTTGACTATTCATCAAGACTTCAGTTAATTCATCTTCTTTTTGGTGTAGCTTATGCCGATGGAATTGTAAGTAAAGCAGAGCAGGATGTAATTAGCGATATTTCTGGATTCTTGGGCATTTCGTCACAAGATTTTGAATCCATTAAAGCGATGTTTGTTGTTAACATTAATAGCTACTATACAATTCTTGAAGTTGAGCCCACTTCTACAAACGAGGAAATAAAGAAAGCCTATCGTAGTATGGCTATAAAACACCATCCAGATAAGGTTGGTTATTTAGGAGAAGATCTTAGGAAGAATGCCGAACAAAAATTTAAAAAGATTAATGAAGCTTACGAAAAGATAAAAAAGGAGAGAGGATTTAATTAG
- a CDS encoding PUR family DNA/RNA-binding protein — protein MTEGFDNLEEVERVDKEDIYSKIVRAGKRTYFFDVKATRRNDFYLTITESKKRIGREGKFFFEKHKIFLYKEDFEKFADGLSDVVEYIRSQQTDFVNTDELVEEGVGAIQNEYTSIEFDDLEK, from the coding sequence ATGACAGAAGGATTTGATAACCTTGAAGAAGTTGAAAGAGTTGATAAAGAAGATATTTACTCTAAAATAGTAAGAGCAGGCAAAAGAACCTACTTTTTCGATGTTAAAGCTACCCGTCGTAACGATTTTTACCTCACCATCACTGAAAGCAAAAAACGCATTGGTCGTGAAGGAAAATTTTTCTTCGAAAAACATAAAATTTTCCTTTACAAGGAAGATTTTGAAAAATTTGCTGATGGATTAAGTGATGTAGTAGAGTACATCAGATCTCAACAAACTGATTTTGTTAATACCGATGAATTAGTTGAGGAGGGGGTTGGTGCAATACAAAATGAATACACAAGTATAGAGTTTGATGATCTAGAAAAATAA
- a CDS encoding dephospho-CoA kinase, whose translation MLKLGITGGIGSGKTLVCSIISAMGYPVFNADSVARRIVEEDSKIILCIKEVFGDDIYVNNLLNRRRVAELVFSNPNLLETLNSIVHPAVKEYFNSWVLNYQSRSLVVEEAAILFESGTYKNLDKIVVVTAPLELRINRVKERDGVSREAILNRINSQFSQDELIKRGDYIIENDGVQLILPQIVVIINDLLKDS comes from the coding sequence ATGCTTAAATTAGGTATTACCGGTGGAATTGGAAGTGGTAAGACACTGGTTTGTTCTATCATTTCAGCAATGGGTTACCCAGTTTTTAATGCTGATTCAGTGGCAAGACGGATTGTTGAAGAGGATTCAAAAATCATTTTGTGCATAAAGGAAGTTTTTGGTGATGATATCTATGTGAATAACTTACTAAATAGAAGAAGAGTTGCTGAACTCGTTTTTTCTAACCCTAATTTACTTGAAACGCTCAATTCTATTGTTCATCCTGCGGTTAAAGAGTATTTTAATAGTTGGGTATTAAATTATCAATCAAGATCATTAGTAGTAGAAGAAGCAGCTATCCTATTTGAGAGTGGTACTTATAAAAATTTGGATAAAATAGTAGTTGTTACTGCACCTCTTGAACTAAGAATTAATAGGGTGAAAGAACGAGATGGTGTGAGTAGAGAGGCTATTTTAAATAGGATTAACAGTCAATTTTCTCAAGACGAATTAATAAAAAGAGGTGATTATATTATAGAAAATGATGGGGTTCAATTAATTTTGCCCCAAATTGTAGTTATTATAAATGATTTATTAAAAGATTCATAG
- a CDS encoding PAS domain S-box protein, which produces MNVKSEWLSISSIKEYFFIALLFIFASIISTLAVNKSSLPFYCALTTGLMAGVMITRGVKSIVGFFLGAVFWQFISIFSTIPVLHLTPGYSILYILSECLTLLIFYKSLNTNNGAAFLIEKNNGLKRFFTFALLSSLPQAIILSFILYNSSAINSTITYIKLLHLTWLSITLSILSLTPFFISFLNKNKKITLKNLQFSWEFLLFLIVLIGPSILEVLKVINPPYSFPIYFLVFPSIFIVAFRKNISDLTLSLLIFYLFTIYNASKNSGIFFSPDPYLNASNIHYFILFFFFISLVLGVVVNEKRLAFESLKKTYHGIEEEIQLQTNSFRELNLKLFQEIDHRGIIEKELTESRNLLEESQEIANITSWELNTETEEIKWSKSGYRVIGYNPSSPPSTLSEYKKYIFSDDLNSFNLLFNKLKNTPLNFEIELRHNMPNGLINYVLVHGRSFEEKGEICKVIGLSLDITKRKEAENQSHEREQKYKALFESNIDAVSVINPDNKTFIDVNKAFENRYGYTRDEIIGQPYSLITAEVEDTYSAIENAFRKGSHRVQTRIHKNKKGEEFFAEGIFVKFFASNKPLIFIISQDITKRKIAERSLAERELQYRLFFESDLIGMAEINQKKEWKSFNNKLCIILGYSAEELKQKTWDEITHPDDFLTELKLYNDVIVHKTDGYSIEKRFIRKDNSTIFCKVAVKAIFNPQGNITHFIKLIEDISSRKQIEKELLENRATLRRAQQIANLGSLSWKLAYNYITLNEVAYPLLGWKKTQGPFNIKNFMELISNEKRAFIEKTIEDSKKGIKHDESIEVPILINSGENRYLLLNVGFNADNSIEVSEIVITIADITDVKKAEVAFQEANSLKDQLFSIIAHDLRGPIGSLNQMITFIAENNDSLDNHSRNDLILSLKDSTQETYNLLENLLEWAKSQRQISFKPEVIHLKPIADYSLVLLSGMSSLKKITIKNDIEDELSAYADSYMIQTIFRNLISNAIKFTPNEGKIQILGFRDGANAVLKFIDSGMGIPKDIIGRLLDGSQNFTTLGTNNEQGTGLGLKLVKRLIEKNGGKILIESKPDKGSTFTIFLPLTQHA; this is translated from the coding sequence ATGAACGTTAAAAGTGAATGGCTTAGCATTTCATCAATTAAAGAGTATTTCTTTATAGCTTTACTATTTATTTTTGCATCGATTATTAGTACTCTTGCAGTTAATAAATCATCATTACCTTTTTACTGTGCCCTTACAACAGGTTTAATGGCAGGAGTGATGATTACTAGGGGAGTAAAATCGATAGTTGGTTTCTTTTTAGGTGCAGTTTTCTGGCAATTCATTAGCATTTTTTCAACAATTCCTGTATTACATCTTACACCGGGTTACTCAATTCTTTACATTTTATCTGAGTGCTTAACCTTGCTGATATTTTATAAATCTCTAAATACTAATAACGGTGCTGCTTTTTTAATTGAGAAGAATAACGGACTAAAACGATTTTTCACCTTTGCCCTTTTATCTTCATTACCGCAAGCAATAATACTTTCATTTATACTCTATAATTCGAGTGCTATAAATTCAACCATAACTTATATCAAATTATTACATCTGACTTGGTTAAGTATTACATTGTCCATATTATCGTTAACACCCTTTTTTATTTCATTTCTCAACAAAAACAAAAAGATTACACTTAAAAATCTCCAATTTTCATGGGAGTTTTTGTTATTCCTTATTGTTTTAATTGGTCCTAGTATTCTTGAAGTACTTAAGGTGATCAATCCACCTTACTCATTTCCAATTTATTTTCTAGTATTTCCATCAATATTCATTGTTGCTTTTCGAAAAAATATTAGTGACTTAACATTAAGTTTACTCATCTTCTACCTATTCACAATCTATAATGCAAGTAAAAATAGTGGTATATTTTTTTCACCAGATCCCTACTTGAATGCTTCAAATATTCATTACTTTATACTATTCTTTTTTTTTATTTCTCTCGTTTTAGGGGTTGTTGTTAACGAAAAACGTTTAGCTTTTGAATCGCTAAAAAAAACCTATCATGGTATTGAGGAGGAAATACAATTACAAACAAATAGTTTCCGAGAATTAAATCTTAAGCTTTTCCAAGAAATTGACCATCGAGGAATTATTGAAAAAGAACTAACTGAAAGTCGCAATTTACTTGAAGAATCACAAGAAATAGCCAATATTACAAGTTGGGAACTTAATACTGAAACTGAAGAAATAAAGTGGTCGAAATCAGGTTATAGAGTAATTGGGTACAATCCTAGTTCACCTCCTAGCACCCTAAGTGAGTATAAAAAATATATCTTCTCAGATGATCTTAATTCTTTCAATTTGCTTTTTAATAAATTAAAAAATACTCCATTAAATTTTGAAATAGAATTAAGGCATAATATGCCAAATGGCTTAATAAATTATGTCCTAGTACACGGGAGATCTTTCGAGGAAAAAGGGGAAATTTGTAAAGTTATAGGATTATCTTTAGACATAACAAAACGTAAAGAGGCTGAAAATCAAAGCCATGAAAGAGAACAAAAATACAAGGCACTTTTTGAGTCAAATATTGATGCCGTTAGCGTAATAAACCCTGATAATAAAACATTTATTGATGTTAATAAAGCCTTTGAAAACAGGTATGGTTATACACGGGATGAAATAATAGGACAACCATATTCTTTGATCACAGCTGAGGTTGAAGATACCTATTCTGCTATTGAGAATGCTTTTAGAAAAGGTTCTCACAGAGTTCAAACAAGAATTCATAAAAATAAAAAAGGAGAAGAATTCTTTGCAGAAGGAATTTTTGTAAAATTCTTTGCCTCCAACAAACCACTCATATTTATTATATCACAAGACATTACCAAAAGAAAGATTGCAGAAAGAAGTTTAGCAGAACGAGAATTACAGTATAGGTTATTCTTTGAATCAGATCTTATCGGGATGGCAGAGATCAACCAAAAAAAAGAATGGAAATCATTTAATAATAAACTGTGTATTATACTTGGATACTCTGCCGAAGAGCTAAAACAAAAAACTTGGGATGAAATTACCCATCCCGATGATTTTTTAACAGAATTGAAACTATACAACGATGTAATTGTTCACAAAACAGATGGTTATAGCATTGAAAAAAGATTTATCCGAAAAGATAATTCAACCATCTTTTGCAAGGTTGCTGTTAAAGCAATTTTTAACCCACAAGGTAATATTACCCATTTCATAAAACTTATTGAGGATATCTCATCCCGAAAACAAATAGAGAAAGAACTCCTAGAAAATAGAGCAACACTTCGGAGGGCACAACAAATTGCAAATCTTGGGAGTTTAAGTTGGAAACTTGCCTATAATTACATTACCTTAAACGAAGTAGCCTACCCATTGCTTGGCTGGAAGAAAACTCAAGGACCATTCAATATTAAAAATTTCATGGAATTAATTTCTAATGAAAAAAGAGCGTTCATTGAAAAAACCATTGAAGATTCCAAAAAAGGGATTAAACATGATGAAAGTATCGAAGTTCCCATTCTAATCAATTCAGGGGAAAATCGATATCTACTTTTAAATGTTGGTTTTAATGCTGATAACTCAATTGAAGTATCTGAAATTGTTATTACGATTGCTGATATCACTGATGTTAAAAAGGCTGAAGTAGCATTTCAGGAAGCCAATTCTTTAAAAGATCAACTTTTCTCAATTATAGCTCACGACTTAAGAGGCCCCATCGGTTCATTGAATCAAATGATAACATTTATTGCTGAGAATAATGATAGTTTGGATAATCATAGCCGCAATGATCTAATTTTATCACTAAAAGACTCTACACAGGAAACATATAATTTGCTCGAAAATTTGCTTGAATGGGCGAAAAGTCAAAGACAAATATCCTTTAAGCCTGAAGTAATTCATCTAAAACCTATAGCTGATTATTCGTTGGTTTTACTTTCGGGAATGTCATCATTAAAAAAAATTACTATTAAAAATGATATTGAAGACGAATTATCTGCATACGCAGATTCTTATATGATCCAGACAATATTCAGAAATTTGATTTCTAATGCTATTAAGTTTACGCCTAACGAGGGTAAAATTCAAATCCTCGGATTCCGTGATGGGGCAAATGCTGTTCTTAAATTTATTGATTCTGGCATGGGTATCCCCAAAGATATAATTGGTAGGCTTCTTGACGGTAGTCAAAATTTTACTACTTTAGGAACAAATAATGAACAGGGGACCGGTCTTGGCTTAAAACTAGTTAAAAGATTAATTGAGAAGAATGGCGGAAAAATACTTATTGAATCGAAACCTGACAAGGGTTCCACCTTTACTATTTTTTTACCATTAACTCAACATGCCTAA
- a CDS encoding M3 family oligoendopeptidase — translation MNSSKNMTFLSSNFSITDWNSIESYFNHLNEMPLTTEDELNKFLLYKSELETAIDEDQAWRYIHVNIDTRDEGAKKAFEFFIDEIEPKVESWFNKIDKKLAVSAAMKVFEKKHIIPARSLKKNIEIFREENLSIFAELQKEEQEYGSNISEMTVIINEKVYTLKQATELLQENDRSFREQVYKNILAKRVEKSESFNELLSSMLRKRYKIAVNAGYKNYRDYQHYNLGRFDYTVEDIQDFHQAIILEVNPLVDDIMQHRKRKLDVDRLKPWDLQVDIEGKAPLRPFTTTTILKENAKECFSSISSDFGDIFSLLDKENLLDLDSRIGKAPGGFNYPLHKSNRSFIFMNATGSMDDFETLMHEGGHAFHALYCKHWPLIDYKNTPAEVAELASMSMELISMEHWEQVLKDTSELKRAKRMLLEGAIIILPWIAAVDKFQHWLYTNPEHTHHERNLAWTRIYKEFSSPIIDWEGVEEAFVFSWQRQLHIFEMPFYYIEYAFAQLGAIAIWKHYKENPDLTLNQYKNFMKKGYSLTIQEIYKEAGIEFSFSKEYLGELIGFIKKELDRLY, via the coding sequence ATGAACAGCTCAAAAAATATGACCTTTCTTTCTTCAAATTTTAGTATCACTGATTGGAACTCCATAGAATCCTATTTCAATCATCTTAATGAAATGCCTTTGACTACAGAAGATGAGTTAAATAAATTTCTTTTGTATAAATCTGAACTGGAAACGGCTATTGATGAAGATCAAGCTTGGCGATATATTCATGTAAATATTGACACTAGGGATGAGGGAGCTAAAAAGGCTTTCGAATTTTTTATTGATGAGATTGAACCTAAGGTTGAAAGTTGGTTTAACAAAATTGATAAAAAACTTGCAGTTTCTGCTGCTATGAAAGTTTTTGAGAAGAAGCATATTATACCTGCTCGATCACTTAAAAAGAATATCGAAATCTTTCGTGAGGAAAACCTTTCGATTTTTGCTGAACTTCAGAAAGAGGAGCAAGAATATGGCTCAAATATCTCGGAGATGACCGTAATCATTAATGAGAAGGTTTATACTTTAAAGCAAGCTACTGAGTTGCTTCAAGAAAATGATAGGAGTTTTAGAGAGCAGGTGTACAAAAATATCCTTGCAAAAAGGGTGGAGAAATCAGAGAGTTTTAATGAACTCCTTTCGAGCATGCTTCGCAAACGTTATAAGATAGCTGTTAATGCTGGCTATAAGAACTATAGAGATTATCAGCATTACAATCTTGGTCGTTTTGATTATACAGTGGAAGATATACAGGACTTCCACCAAGCCATTATACTTGAGGTTAACCCACTTGTAGATGATATCATGCAACATCGTAAACGTAAACTTGACGTTGATAGGCTAAAACCATGGGATTTGCAGGTTGATATCGAAGGGAAAGCACCTTTACGACCCTTTACAACAACAACAATCCTTAAAGAGAACGCTAAGGAGTGCTTTAGTTCTATAAGTAGCGATTTTGGAGATATTTTTAGTCTACTAGACAAGGAAAATCTTTTGGATCTTGATTCAAGAATTGGTAAAGCACCTGGAGGATTTAACTACCCATTACATAAGAGCAATCGCTCGTTTATTTTCATGAATGCAACAGGCAGTATGGATGATTTTGAAACATTGATGCATGAGGGTGGTCATGCATTCCATGCGCTTTACTGTAAACATTGGCCTTTAATCGATTACAAGAATACACCTGCGGAAGTAGCAGAATTAGCATCTATGTCGATGGAACTGATTTCGATGGAGCATTGGGAGCAAGTACTTAAAGATACATCTGAACTTAAACGTGCTAAGCGTATGCTTTTGGAGGGAGCAATTATAATCCTTCCATGGATTGCTGCCGTTGATAAATTTCAGCATTGGCTTTATACAAACCCTGAACATACTCATCATGAACGTAATCTTGCATGGACAAGAATTTACAAAGAATTTTCGAGCCCTATAATCGATTGGGAAGGAGTAGAGGAAGCGTTTGTTTTTTCTTGGCAACGACAGTTGCATATTTTTGAGATGCCATTCTATTATATTGAATATGCGTTTGCACAGCTTGGTGCAATTGCAATTTGGAAGCACTATAAGGAAAACCCAGATTTAACCTTAAATCAATACAAGAACTTTATGAAAAAGGGTTACTCTTTAACTATTCAAGAAATCTACAAAGAAGCGGGTATTGAATTTTCTTTTTCAAAGGAATATCTAGGTGAACTTATAGGATTTATTAAGAAGGAGTTGGATAGGCTTTACTAA